The Sphingomonas carotinifaciens genomic sequence CGCCGCGGCAGCAGTGAGGGCAGCATCGATCCACAGATCGTGCTGTTTCACGAATATGCCCATCACTTCCTGCTGGGCAACGCATCCACCGCCTATCCGGCCTGGTATTCGGAAGGCTATGCCGAGTTCGTCAGCACCGCCACCTTCGACAAGGAGGCGCTGCGCGTCGGCGTGGCGGCGATGCACCGCGCCTACAGCTTGCTGCGTACCGACATGAACATCGAGACGCTGTTCGATTCCGCGCGTCGCAAGCTCAGTGTCGAACAACGGGCGGCGGTCTATGCGCGCGGCTGGCTGCTGACCCATTACCTGATGTTCAGCAAAGAGCGCGAGAACCAGTTGGGGACCTATCTGCGCCAGTTGAACGAAGGCGTGCCCAGCCTGAAGGCAGGGGAAGCGGCGTTCGGTGGTTTGAAGGCGCTGGACAAGGATCTCGATCGCTATCTCAACTCGTCGCGCATCACCAACGTGATCCTGCCGTACACGATGCTGCCCGTACCGCCCATCGCGGTCCGCACGCTGAGCGAGGGCGAGCAGGCGATGATCGGTTTGCGCATGCGATCCGAACGCGGCGTCAATCGCGAAACGGGCCGCGACGTCTATGACCGCGCATTGCGCACGGTGGGGCCTTATGGGGACGATCCGGTGGTGCAGGGCTGGCTGGCCGAGATGGCGTATGATGCGGGGGAGGACGCGGCGGCCGAGGCGGCGGCGGACCGGGCGCTGGCCAAGGATCCGAAGTCCGTGCAGGCGCTGACCTACAAGGCGATGGTGCTGATGCGTCGTGCGGGCAATTCCCGCGATGCGGCGCAGTGGGCGGAGGCGCGGCGCTGGATCGTGAAGGCGAACCGGCTGGACCCCGACGCCGCCGAGCCGCTGTCGCTTTATTATCGCAGCTATCGCATGGCCGGCGCGAAGCCGACCGATGCGGCCGTGCAGGGGCTGTACCGCGCGTTCGAGCTGGTGCCGCAGGATCAGGGGCTGCGCTTCATGGTGGCGGCACAGGCGATCGAGCTGGGCGACATCAAGGGTGCGCGCGCGACCCTGCGTCCATTGGCCTTCGATCCGCACGCGCCGGCGGACAATCCGGCGGCACAGTTGCTGGCGCTGCTGGACAGCGACAAGGTGCAGGAAGCGCTGGCCCGCATCCGCGGCAATGCCGAGCAGGCCGCGCCGGGGGGCGAGGCGCACTAGTCCGCGCCGCCGGCCGATGCCGCGCGTTCGGCGTGACGGCATGGTGTGCCCGGCGGGATCGTGCGCAGCGCCTGCCAGATCGCTTCCTGAAAGGCGGTGGCCCGTATGTCGGGCGGCAGGTCGCTGCGCGCCGGGCATTCGGCCAGGGTCACGACCCGCTCGGCCAGGTCATGCAGGACGGCGTCGCCCGGCCGGATCGTCGCCGCCGGGAAGCGGGCGGCGAGTGCGGCGCCATCCTCGCCCAGTGCAATCCGGCACGGCCCCCGGGCGGTGGTGGCAAAGAGCAGCGGCCCCATGCCGGTCGCGATCATCGTCCAGCGGATCGTCTCCCCCCTGCCGCCGTGCCGCCACGCGCTGGGCGACATGCCCAGCCGGGGCGCATCGGCGGCATAGAAGCGGCTGGGTGCGTCATGCCCGGCGGCGTAGATCGCCTCGGTCACGCTGTTTTCCGCAGCAAGCGCCGCGATCGCCCGGCCCGAGCGCAGCGCGCGGGCATAGGCGGCGGGCGTCACCCCGGTGGCGCGTTTGAACAACCGGTGGAAATGATGCGGGGCATAGCCGACCGCCTGTGCCAGCCGGTCGAGCGGCACCGCACCGTCCCGCGCCAGCATGGCTGCGGCCCGTGCGACCGCCGTCGCATCGCGCGCCACCGCGTCCGGATGGCAGCGGCGGCAGGACCGGTAGCCTGCCGCTTTTGCATCCGCGGCATCCTTGTAGAAGGCGACCTTGTCGCGTGCGGGGCGGCGCGCGGGGCAGCTCGGCCGGCAATAGATGCCGGTGGAGCGCACCGCGACGACGAAGCGGCCGTCGGCGTCGCGGTCGCGGCTTGCAAAGGCGATCCAGGCCCGGTCCTCGTCCATGTGCATGATCTAGGGTGATCGCGGCAAAACCGCATCCCGCGGATTGCGCTCAAAACGACATGGCGCCGGTATGACGATCTTGTTACCATCCCGTCATGGGAAGGGGTGGCGCAGCTTGCATCGCCGGGTTCCCGATGCTACTCGCGCGCCAACCCATCCGAGGCGCGATTTCGCGCCCCGTTCCCCATGGGGGCAACCCGTTTGTAATTACGAGGAATTCGCGTCCGTGGAGATGTCCGGCGGAAATCTAGGTGGCACAGGCGGCATCCAGGCGAGCCTGGGCGGACGCTATGCGCTCGCCCTGTTCGAACTGGCCGAGCAGGGCCGCAGCATCGACACGGTCGAGGCAAGCCTGCTGGCCGTGCGCGACGCGCTGGCCCAGTCGGCCGAGTTTCGCGACCTGACGACCAGCCCGGTCGTGGCGCGCGGCGCGGCGGTCAAGGCGGTGCTCGCCGTCGCCGACCAGTTGGGCGTCGATGCCACCACCCGCAATTTCCTGGGCGTGCTGGCGGAAAACCGTCGCCTGGGCCAGTTGTCGCAGATCATCCGCGCCTTTCGCCAGCTTGCCAGCCGCCACCGCGGCGAGACGACGGCGGAAGTCACGAGCGCCCACCCGCTGACCGACGATCAGGTCGCCGCGCTGAAGCAGCAGTTGCGCCAGCGTGTCGGCCGCGACGTCTCGGTCGACCTGTCGGTCGATCCCGCGCTGCTCGGCGGGCTGGTCGTCCGCATCGGCTCCCAGATGATCGATTCCTCGATCCGCACCCGTTTGAATGCGCTCGCCAGCGCGATGAAAGGCTGACGTTCCATGGATATCCGCGCCGCAGAAATCTCCAAGGTCATCAAGGACCAGATCGCCAATTTCGGCGATCAGGCCCAGGTCTCCGAAACCGGTCAGGTGCTGTCCGTCGGTGACGGCATCGCGCGCATCTACGGCCTGGACAACGTCCAGGCGGGCGAGATGGTCGAGTTCGCCAATGGCGTGCAGGGCATGGCGCTGAACCTGGAAGCCGACAATGTCGGCGTCGTGATCTTCGGCTCGGACGCCGAAATCCGCGAGGGCGACACCGTCAAGCGCACCGGCACCATCGTGGACGTGCCGGTCGGCAAGGGGCTGCTCGGCCGCGTGGTCGACGGCCTTGGCAACCCGATCGACGGCAAGGGCCCGATCGTCGCCGAGAAGCGCAGCCGGGTCGAGGTGAAGGCGCCGGGCATCATCCCGCGCAAGTCGGTGCACGAGCCGGTGCAGACCGGTTTGAAGGCGATCGACGCGTTGGTGCCCGTCGGCCGTGGCCAGCGCGAGCTGATCATCGGCGACCGTCAGACCGGCAAGTCGGCGATCGCGCTCGATACCTTCATCAACCAGAAGACGGCGAACGCCGGCACCGACGAGTCGAAGAAGCTGTACTGCGTCTATGTCGCGGTCGGCCAGAAGCGCTCCACGGTGGCGCAGCTCGTCCGCACCCTGGAAGAGAATGGCGCGATGGAATATTCCATCGTCGTCGCCGCCACCGCGTCCGACCCGGCGCCGCTGCAGTTCCTCGCGCCCTATACCGGCTGCGCAATGGGCGAGTATTTCCGCGACAACGGCATGCATGCCGTGATCGTGTATGACGACCTGTCCAAGCAGGCGGTCGCCTATCGTCAGATGTCGCTGCTGCTGCGCCGCCCGCCGGGCCGCGAAGCCTATCCGGGCGACGTGTTCTATCTCCACTCGCGCCTGCTGGAGCGCGCGGCGAAGATGAACGACGACAACGGAAACGGCTCGCTGACCGCGCTGCCGATCATCGAGACGCAGGCGGGCGACGTGTCGGCCTACATCCCGACCAACGTGATCTCGATCACCGATGGCCAGATCTTCCTTGAAACCGACCTGTTCTTCGCCGGCATCCGCCCGGCGATCAACGTCGGCCTGTCGGTCAGCCGCGTCGGCTCGGCCGCGCAGACCAAGGCGATGAAGAAGGTGTCGGGTTCGATCAAGCTGGAGCTGGCACAGTATCGCGAGATGGCGGCGTTCGCGCAGTTCGGCTCGGACCTCGACGCCTCGACGCAGAAGCTGCTCAACCGCGGCGCGCGCCTGACCGAGCTGCTGAAGCAGCCGCAGTTCAACCCGCTGCCCTTCGAGGAGCAGACGGCGTCGATCTTCGCGGGCACGCAAGGCTATCTGGACACCGTCCCCGTGGCGCAGGTGACGCGCTACGAGGCGGCGATGCTGGCCGACCTGCGCGCCAACCATGCCGGCGTGCTGGGCCTGATCCGCGACACCAAGGATCTGGGCGATGAGGCCAAGAGCAAGCTCAAGGCTGCGCTCGACCAGTTCGCGAAGACCTTCGCATAAGTGAACCATAGCCCTCTCCCCGCCGGGGAGGGGGTTGGGTGAGGGGCCGCCCCAAGCGCTTCCGTTGATGGCAACCTCCGCTCCCGGGGCGGAGGAGAAACAAGGACCAAGATGGCAAGCCTCAAGGCCCTCAAAGTTCGGATCAACTCGGTCAAGTCGACCCAGAAGATCACCAAGGCGATGAAGATGGTCGCCGCCGCCAAGCTGCGCCGTGCGCAGGAAGCGGCGCAGAACGGCCGTCCCTATGCCGAGCGGCTGGAGACGGTGATGGCCAGCCTGGCGAGCCGTGTCGGCGGCACCGGCGCGTCGCCGCTGCTGGCGGGCACCGGCAAGGACCAGGTGCAGCTTCTCGTCGTCGCGACCTCCGAGCGTGGTCTGGCCGGTGCGTTCAACACCAACATCGTGCGCGCCGCGCGTCGCAAGGCGGACGAGCTGATCGCGCAGGGCAAGACGGTGAAGTTCTACATCGCCGGCAAGAAGGGGCGCGTGCTGCGTCGCTTCTTCCCGAACGCGATCCTGGCCGATCACGAGATGGGCCAGATCAAGTCGGTCGCGTTCGACGATGCCCGCGCGATCGCCGACGACCTGATCGCGCGCTATGGCCGCGGCGAATTCGACGTGGCGCATCTGTTCTACGCCAAGTTCGTCTCGGCGCTGGTCCAGGAGCCGGTCGGCCAGCAACTGATCCCGGTGCCCGTACCGCCGCAGCCGGCCAAGTCGGCGGTGTCCGCCGAGGCCGTGGTCGAGTATGAGCCGAGCGAGGAGGCGATCCTGGACGACCTGCTGCCGCGCAACGTGGCGGTGCAGATCTTCCGCGCGCTGCTGGAAAACGCCGCGTCGGAACAGGGCAGCCGCATGAATGCGATGGACAATGCGACCCGCAACGCGGGCGACATGATCAACCGTCTGTCCATCCAGTATAACCGTACCCGCCAGGCCGCGATCACGACCGAACTGGTGGAAATCATCTCGGGCGCCGAAGCGCTCTAAGTTTCGAAGCAGGAAGAACCGCCATGGCAACCGCCGCTGACGATATCCGCCCGATCCAGTCGACGGGCCAGACGAACAATGTAGGACGCATCGCGCAGGTCATCGGCGCGGTCGTCGACGTGCACTTCCCCAACACCCTGCCGGCGATCCTGTCGGCGCTGGTGACCGAGAATAACGGCAACCGCCTGGTGCTCGAAGTTGCGCAGCATCTCGGCGAGAACACCGTCCGCACCATCGCGATGGATTCGACCGAGGGCCTGACCCGCGGCCAGACCGT encodes the following:
- a CDS encoding bifunctional transcriptional activator/DNA repair enzyme AdaA, which encodes MDEDRAWIAFASRDRDADGRFVVAVRSTGIYCRPSCPARRPARDKVAFYKDAADAKAAGYRSCRRCHPDAVARDATAVARAAAMLARDGAVPLDRLAQAVGYAPHHFHRLFKRATGVTPAAYARALRSGRAIAALAAENSVTEAIYAAGHDAPSRFYAADAPRLGMSPSAWRHGGRGETIRWTMIATGMGPLLFATTARGPCRIALGEDGAALAARFPAATIRPGDAVLHDLAERVVTLAECPARSDLPPDIRATAFQEAIWQALRTIPPGTPCRHAERAASAGGAD
- a CDS encoding F0F1 ATP synthase subunit delta, giving the protein MSGGNLGGTGGIQASLGGRYALALFELAEQGRSIDTVEASLLAVRDALAQSAEFRDLTTSPVVARGAAVKAVLAVADQLGVDATTRNFLGVLAENRRLGQLSQIIRAFRQLASRHRGETTAEVTSAHPLTDDQVAALKQQLRQRVGRDVSVDLSVDPALLGGLVVRIGSQMIDSSIRTRLNALASAMKG
- the atpA gene encoding F0F1 ATP synthase subunit alpha, which codes for MDIRAAEISKVIKDQIANFGDQAQVSETGQVLSVGDGIARIYGLDNVQAGEMVEFANGVQGMALNLEADNVGVVIFGSDAEIREGDTVKRTGTIVDVPVGKGLLGRVVDGLGNPIDGKGPIVAEKRSRVEVKAPGIIPRKSVHEPVQTGLKAIDALVPVGRGQRELIIGDRQTGKSAIALDTFINQKTANAGTDESKKLYCVYVAVGQKRSTVAQLVRTLEENGAMEYSIVVAATASDPAPLQFLAPYTGCAMGEYFRDNGMHAVIVYDDLSKQAVAYRQMSLLLRRPPGREAYPGDVFYLHSRLLERAAKMNDDNGNGSLTALPIIETQAGDVSAYIPTNVISITDGQIFLETDLFFAGIRPAINVGLSVSRVGSAAQTKAMKKVSGSIKLELAQYREMAAFAQFGSDLDASTQKLLNRGARLTELLKQPQFNPLPFEEQTASIFAGTQGYLDTVPVAQVTRYEAAMLADLRANHAGVLGLIRDTKDLGDEAKSKLKAALDQFAKTFA
- a CDS encoding F0F1 ATP synthase subunit gamma, encoding MASLKALKVRINSVKSTQKITKAMKMVAAAKLRRAQEAAQNGRPYAERLETVMASLASRVGGTGASPLLAGTGKDQVQLLVVATSERGLAGAFNTNIVRAARRKADELIAQGKTVKFYIAGKKGRVLRRFFPNAILADHEMGQIKSVAFDDARAIADDLIARYGRGEFDVAHLFYAKFVSALVQEPVGQQLIPVPVPPQPAKSAVSAEAVVEYEPSEEAILDDLLPRNVAVQIFRALLENAASEQGSRMNAMDNATRNAGDMINRLSIQYNRTRQAAITTELVEIISGAEAL